From one Phocaeicola salanitronis DSM 18170 genomic stretch:
- a CDS encoding acyltransferase: MNKSAGILEIEAGITVMHNGFERIFSSVPIHFGKGVSLANGAYIYCTGKGDDIYIGDYSIIGGELILSPGTRIGTHCSFGTGTIIVAGSFCIGNGCVMSHGCTITQDVPDNSLVIGRRGLIFNK; encoded by the coding sequence ATGAACAAATCAGCTGGTATATTAGAAATTGAAGCAGGCATAACAGTAATGCACAATGGATTTGAACGTATTTTTAGTTCCGTTCCAATTCACTTTGGCAAAGGTGTTTCTCTTGCAAACGGTGCTTATATTTATTGCACCGGAAAAGGTGATGACATCTATATAGGAGATTATAGTATTATAGGTGGGGAGCTTATTTTGTCTCCGGGAACAAGAATTGGCACTCATTGTTCTTTTGGTACTGGAACTATAATTGTTGCAGGTAGTTTTTGTATCGGAAATGGATGTGTCATGTCACATGGATGTACTATAACTCAGGATGTTCCTGACAATTCGCTTGTTATCGGCCGTAGAGGGTTGATATTCAATAAATAA
- a CDS encoding response regulator transcription factor produces MKQENELKSLLTNQQFEASDNREPLLAQAKACANGYALATEGIAVVSDFQNNECHIYAGKFGQTIMNLPEYMVDRKSAFEDIVFSHAKEDELIERHVLELRFFNFTKELSIKEKTNFSASCILSFYRTGDNEKVKILHTTRYFSCSANGSVSLGLCTYIPYPISHNRQDGIIVNLLTGETVGRDIYEASDRKILSRRQLEILSLIAKGVPSKQIADNLNISIYTVNRHRQDILATLKVANTAAAVEIALRMNLI; encoded by the coding sequence ATGAAGCAAGAAAATGAACTAAAATCGCTTTTGACAAATCAACAATTTGAAGCCTCGGATAATAGGGAACCATTACTCGCTCAAGCAAAAGCGTGTGCAAACGGCTATGCATTAGCAACAGAAGGCATAGCAGTTGTATCAGATTTTCAAAACAACGAATGCCATATTTATGCCGGAAAATTCGGTCAAACTATAATGAATCTTCCAGAATATATGGTAGACCGTAAATCTGCCTTTGAGGACATCGTATTCAGTCATGCAAAAGAAGACGAACTTATTGAACGTCATGTACTGGAACTTCGTTTCTTCAACTTTACAAAAGAACTTTCAATAAAAGAAAAGACAAATTTTTCAGCTTCATGCATCCTTAGTTTTTACCGGACCGGAGACAATGAAAAAGTCAAAATACTCCATACAACGAGATATTTCAGCTGTAGTGCCAACGGAAGTGTTTCACTCGGTCTATGCACTTACATCCCGTACCCTATTTCCCATAACCGACAAGATGGAATAATTGTCAATCTATTGACCGGGGAAACGGTTGGACGAGACATATACGAAGCGAGTGACCGTAAAATTCTTAGCCGCCGACAACTTGAAATACTGTCCTTGATAGCCAAAGGAGTGCCAAGCAAACAAATTGCCGACAACTTAAACATATCCATTTATACGGTTAATCGCCATCGTCAGGATATTTTAGCGACATTAAAAGTTGCCAATACCGCAGCCGCAGTAGAAATTGCATTAAGAATGAACCTTATTTAA
- a CDS encoding MFS transporter, with product MNILHNQHKHLLVSNRVAFMIIGVLEAAWAPLVPYVKSSFAIDEGTLGVLMLCSGFGSICALPLSGFLVNHFGAKKVVYVSGLLMAFALLAISLLINIWLTGVMLIFFGGCTITIDVAANMNGVTVERMTGRHLMSGFHGGYSLGTLIGAGAMSVLFTLGLIPKWAVVICMVFILLALVFGCKDLLPKEEFVLSDAPVEKLRKNKLYIPPMVIVVGLLCFIMYASEGAVMGWSAIFVNQERGVDMSMAGFFYTAFAVSMTIMRLCGDKTVNRLGQRFVVAGGALLIAVGFMIVVLVDSSVAAVAGFAIVGCGAANVVPQLVSFAAHIKGMAVHNIISFINALGYSGILLGPVIIGFVGKQYGLHISFVGIAVFALIVAVVSSIILKSKQTISQTDIS from the coding sequence ATGAATATTCTTCATAACCAACATAAACATCTGCTTGTTTCCAATCGTGTTGCCTTTATGATAATAGGGGTTCTCGAGGCTGCGTGGGCACCGCTTGTACCATACGTCAAGAGTTCTTTTGCAATAGACGAGGGTACTCTTGGGGTACTTATGCTGTGCAGTGGTTTTGGCTCTATCTGCGCACTTCCGCTTTCTGGCTTTCTTGTAAATCATTTTGGTGCAAAGAAGGTGGTTTATGTGTCGGGATTGCTGATGGCTTTCGCATTGTTAGCAATAAGCCTACTTATAAATATATGGCTGACAGGTGTGATGCTTATATTTTTCGGAGGTTGTACCATCACCATTGATGTTGCGGCAAACATGAATGGTGTTACCGTCGAGCGCATGACGGGACGGCATCTTATGTCTGGTTTTCATGGCGGCTATTCGTTGGGTACACTGATTGGTGCCGGAGCGATGAGCGTGCTGTTTACTTTGGGACTCATACCTAAATGGGCTGTTGTTATTTGTATGGTGTTCATATTGCTTGCGCTGGTATTCGGATGTAAGGATTTGTTGCCGAAAGAAGAATTTGTGTTGTCTGACGCACCTGTTGAGAAGCTAAGAAAAAATAAATTATATATTCCTCCTATGGTTATCGTGGTTGGATTGTTGTGCTTTATCATGTATGCCTCGGAGGGTGCTGTGATGGGTTGGTCGGCAATATTTGTCAATCAAGAGCGTGGCGTTGACATGTCCATGGCTGGTTTCTTCTATACGGCATTTGCTGTATCAATGACCATTATGAGGCTCTGTGGAGACAAAACCGTAAATCGATTGGGACAAAGATTTGTAGTGGCTGGAGGAGCGTTACTCATTGCTGTCGGTTTCATGATTGTAGTATTAGTTGATAGTTCCGTTGCTGCTGTCGCCGGCTTTGCGATTGTCGGTTGCGGTGCCGCCAATGTGGTTCCTCAATTGGTTTCCTTCGCGGCACATATCAAAGGAATGGCTGTACACAACATTATCAGTTTCATTAATGCCCTTGGATATTCGGGGATACTCCTCGGTCCAGTAATAATCGGATTCGTAGGGAAACAATATGGTTTACATATATCATTTGTCGGAATTGCTGTTTTTGCTTTAATTGTTGCGGTTGTTTCGTCTATAATATTGAAATCCAAACAGACTATATCGCAAACAGATATAAGCTAA
- a CDS encoding DUF1349 domain-containing protein has product MGKNDTILKPFVAENLFWIREPQKYTITDSLITIVSEPHTDLWQRTYYGFSNDNAPVLQMKTSNMFFSFTVKTSFNSSALFDQCGIAIYLDSDNWMKASIEYENEEYQRLGSVVTNNGYSDWATHDIPSSIKEMWYRLSRRGSDYYIETSLDGTTFHQMRTFHLDKGDGEISFGIYAASPVDHSFTAQFSEMKVGECKWQPWSAEDTGFKQTANK; this is encoded by the coding sequence ATGGGAAAAAATGACACAATCTTAAAGCCATTTGTGGCGGAAAACTTGTTTTGGATCCGTGAGCCCCAAAAATATACAATCACGGACTCTTTGATTACAATCGTTTCAGAACCTCACACCGACCTGTGGCAGCGCACCTATTATGGGTTCAGCAACGACAATGCTCCAGTGCTGCAAATGAAAACCTCTAACATGTTCTTTTCTTTCACTGTAAAGACATCGTTCAACAGTTCGGCCTTGTTCGATCAGTGCGGAATCGCAATCTATCTTGACAGTGACAACTGGATGAAGGCGTCAATTGAATACGAGAACGAGGAATATCAGAGATTGGGTAGTGTTGTGACAAACAATGGATATTCCGATTGGGCCACGCATGACATTCCCTCTTCCATAAAGGAAATGTGGTATCGTCTTAGCCGTCGGGGAAGCGATTATTATATAGAGACAAGTCTTGACGGTACCACTTTCCACCAAATGCGTACATTCCATTTGGATAAGGGTGATGGAGAGATTTCGTTCGGAATATATGCGGCAAGCCCGGTTGACCATTCATTCACCGCACAGTTCTCTGAAATGAAAGTCGGCGAGTGTAAATGGCAGCCATGGTCAGCGGAAGATACAGGATTCAAACAGACTGCAAACAAGTAA
- a CDS encoding DUF1349 domain-containing protein, whose amino-acid sequence MKKLVFIAIITSLAMTGCTQKESEKKVGSPDKKVTAENIKLATCNINVGGIRFTKSKNGGENAVTLLDDTLKFVAGPQTDYFRSPDGSVVNSSAVIFTEVDNTKPFTFTAKVQPDFTETGTYSAGVLYAYENDTHCQKLCFEQDEYGVHRVVSVRTIGTSDDNNHQAIIGPWVYMRLSSDGTTLGSYFSENGEIWHMARLYKNDFPEKLLLGLSSQSPKDDAHTCYFTEISLKQEAVANFRIGKLNEE is encoded by the coding sequence ATGAAAAAATTGGTATTTATCGCAATCATTACAAGTCTTGCTATGACTGGATGCACCCAGAAAGAGTCAGAGAAAAAAGTAGGAAGTCCTGACAAGAAAGTTACAGCGGAAAACATTAAACTCGCTACATGCAATATCAATGTAGGAGGAATCCGTTTTACAAAGTCTAAAAACGGCGGAGAGAATGCTGTCACCCTTTTGGATGACACCCTCAAATTTGTGGCCGGTCCCCAAACGGATTATTTCCGTTCTCCGGACGGAAGCGTTGTAAATAGCTCTGCCGTCATCTTTACAGAGGTTGACAACACGAAGCCTTTCACTTTTACGGCTAAAGTACAGCCGGACTTCACCGAAACCGGAACATACTCGGCTGGTGTGCTATACGCATACGAGAATGATACGCATTGTCAAAAACTATGTTTCGAACAGGATGAATATGGTGTTCATCGTGTGGTGTCTGTTCGCACAATAGGCACTTCCGATGACAATAACCATCAGGCAATTATCGGTCCGTGGGTTTATATGAGATTATCATCCGATGGCACTACTCTTGGCAGTTATTTCTCAGAGAATGGAGAAATATGGCACATGGCTCGTCTCTACAAGAATGATTTTCCGGAAAAGCTGCTTCTTGGCCTGAGTTCCCAAAGTCCTAAAGACGATGCACACACCTGCTATTTCACAGAAATATCGCTTAAGCAAGAGGCTGTTGCCAATTTTCGCATAGGTAAACTCAACGAGGAATAA